One Halobaculum roseum DNA segment encodes these proteins:
- a CDS encoding proteasome assembly chaperone family protein, with the protein MSRHAEPTTFHVATDREPASTVIAGFSQFGLAGLTAVDYLVDHLGLEQTGHIRAEGLPTITPFENGRPRYPTRLFSREGLDVTMLVGELFVPNSLAEPFSRAVLDWTERASVDEIAVLSGAPFPHGPAEHRAFYVASDDYRAAHFPDDDPDAGPAAGDPAEGGVGGAGGTVAASGATDAAGTVDVSDAAEPAESEGTTESEEPTEPTDPGTVQPMANGFLDGTNAALMARSMESDLRGCVYVTPVHPQVPDVDAALRLVEAVEAVYGLDVDTGPLEAFADQVGEHYRSLAERLEEHSEEEQPSDRMYM; encoded by the coding sequence ATGAGCCGTCACGCCGAACCGACGACGTTCCACGTCGCGACCGACCGGGAGCCCGCAAGCACGGTCATCGCGGGCTTCTCTCAGTTCGGGCTCGCGGGCCTGACCGCCGTCGACTACCTCGTCGACCACCTCGGACTCGAACAGACCGGCCACATCAGGGCGGAGGGGTTGCCGACGATCACGCCGTTCGAGAACGGGCGACCGCGATACCCTACCCGCCTCTTCTCGCGCGAGGGCCTCGACGTGACCATGCTCGTGGGGGAACTGTTCGTCCCGAACTCGTTGGCGGAGCCGTTCTCGCGGGCCGTCCTCGACTGGACCGAACGGGCGAGCGTCGACGAGATCGCCGTCCTGTCCGGGGCGCCGTTCCCGCACGGGCCGGCGGAGCACCGCGCGTTCTACGTCGCCAGCGACGACTACCGGGCCGCACACTTCCCCGACGACGACCCCGACGCCGGGCCGGCCGCCGGCGACCCCGCCGAAGGTGGTGTCGGAGGAGCGGGGGGGACGGTCGCGGCGTCGGGCGCGACCGACGCGGCCGGCACGGTCGACGTATCCGACGCGGCGGAACCGGCGGAGTCGGAAGGGACAACCGAATCCGAGGAACCGACGGAGCCGACGGATCCGGGGACCGTGCAGCCGATGGCGAACGGCTTCCTCGACGGGACGAACGCGGCGTTGATGGCCCGATCGATGGAGTCCGACCTCCGCGGGTGCGTGTACGTCACGCCCGTCCACCCGCAGGTACCGGATGTCGACGCGGCGCTCCGGCTCGTCGAGGCGGTCGAGGCGGTGTACGGCCTGGACGTCGACACCGGACCGCTCGAGGCGTTCGCGGACCAGGTCGGCGAACACTACCGGAGCCTCGCGGAACGGCTGGAAGAACACTCGGAGGAGGAGCAGCCGTCCGACCGGATGTACATGTAG
- a CDS encoding mechanosensitive ion channel family protein: MYTGTAAAVATATPLATTVAGLLDGLADAYQSALAVPGVAIAVIVLFLALGAVVSTYALRLLGRPVARRFARESVAHVILRGIRLVVILLFGAAGLSAAGVELGNIVLSVTVFSAVVAVVLAPIVGSIISGVFVLADQPFEIGDMVELPDGTRGFVDDITLRYTKVFTVDNTFEVIPNSYIRDHRVTNLSAEDERTRLSLPILVTYESDIDRARSLIERAAASCEAVIEGGPDIRIGVARYPARPTCYIDSFGDHGVEITLRYWAKNPFKPLTVRSQVQTAVWDILEDDDSIDVEFAYPHSHLVFDDTSGVAQVTMREEAAVSHERATHESHAAPEEDGVADGAGSTPEEN; this comes from the coding sequence ATGTACACGGGGACGGCGGCGGCGGTCGCGACCGCGACGCCGCTCGCGACGACCGTCGCGGGCCTGTTGGACGGGCTGGCCGACGCGTACCAGTCGGCGCTGGCCGTTCCCGGCGTCGCGATCGCCGTGATCGTCCTGTTCCTCGCGCTCGGGGCGGTCGTCTCCACCTACGCCCTGCGCCTGCTCGGGCGGCCCGTCGCCCGTCGGTTCGCCCGCGAGTCGGTCGCGCACGTCATACTCAGGGGGATCCGTCTGGTGGTCATCCTGCTGTTCGGCGCGGCGGGCCTCTCGGCGGCGGGCGTGGAACTAGGTAACATCGTCCTCTCGGTCACGGTGTTCTCGGCGGTCGTCGCGGTCGTCCTCGCGCCGATCGTGGGGTCGATCATCAGCGGCGTGTTCGTCCTCGCCGACCAGCCGTTCGAGATCGGCGACATGGTCGAACTCCCGGACGGCACGCGGGGGTTCGTCGACGACATCACCCTCCGGTACACGAAGGTGTTCACCGTCGACAACACCTTCGAGGTGATCCCGAACTCGTACATCCGCGATCACCGCGTCACGAACCTCTCCGCGGAGGACGAGCGTACGCGCCTCTCGCTGCCGATCCTCGTCACGTACGAGTCGGACATCGACCGCGCGCGGTCGCTCATCGAACGGGCGGCAGCCTCCTGCGAGGCGGTGATCGAGGGCGGTCCCGACATCCGGATCGGGGTCGCCCGGTACCCCGCGAGGCCCACGTGCTACATCGACAGCTTCGGCGACCACGGCGTCGAGATCACCCTGCGTTACTGGGCGAAGAACCCGTTCAAGCCGCTGACCGTCCGATCGCAGGTCCAGACCGCCGTCTGGGATATCCTCGAGGACGACGACTCCATCGACGTGGAGTTCGCCTACCCGCACAGCCACCTCGTGTTCGACGACACGAGCGGCGTCGCGCAGGTGACGATGCGCGAGGAGGCGGCCGTCTCGCACGAGCGCGCGACACACGAGTCACACGCCGCGCCCGAGGAGGACGGCGTCGCCGACGGCGCGGGCTCGACACCCGAGGAGAACTGA
- the trmB gene encoding HTH-type sugar sensing transcriptional regulator TrmB — translation MTDDLRTTMERVGERFNLGEYEIDAYLAVLEHGELTASEIATETDIPQPRVYDTVRSLSDRGLVELRESRPMKIVAVDPDEAFGDIRSSLSEMVDELEARYTAPTRDTEAVSLVKSRSTILRYLEEVIESAEYELAVSLTPDLLRRFRGILQQRIEDGVAVELLVTPASRAPSPGEFDYDAVATEARGRRGITTPVIAVADGEYSVYATQDALRDDRDRYGVIFNRSALGFLVSGFFGTVLWSTAETLSADGESRPFPRTYASIRRAVKDIHELDGDFEAAVTGRDVETGNEIRVEGTVVDYEYDASEQVASFTVDDPDGGRVSVGGLVAAFEDIEGQEIELRRR, via the coding sequence ATGACCGACGATCTCAGGACGACGATGGAGCGGGTCGGCGAGCGGTTCAACCTCGGGGAGTACGAGATCGACGCCTATCTCGCGGTGTTGGAACACGGCGAGCTCACGGCCTCGGAGATCGCCACCGAGACCGATATCCCGCAGCCGCGCGTGTACGACACGGTTCGAAGCCTCTCGGACCGCGGGCTGGTGGAGCTTCGGGAGTCGCGTCCGATGAAGATCGTCGCGGTCGATCCCGACGAGGCGTTCGGCGACATCCGCTCGTCGCTCTCGGAGATGGTCGACGAGCTGGAGGCGCGATACACCGCCCCGACACGGGACACCGAGGCGGTATCGCTGGTGAAGTCCCGCTCGACGATCCTCCGGTATCTCGAGGAGGTCATCGAGTCGGCCGAGTACGAGCTGGCCGTCTCGCTGACGCCCGACCTGCTGCGGCGGTTCCGGGGGATCCTCCAGCAGCGCATCGAGGACGGCGTCGCCGTCGAACTGCTCGTGACCCCCGCGTCCCGGGCGCCCTCGCCCGGCGAGTTCGACTACGACGCCGTCGCGACAGAGGCGCGCGGTCGCCGCGGCATCACCACGCCCGTCATCGCCGTCGCCGACGGGGAGTATTCGGTGTATGCCACCCAGGACGCCCTCCGGGACGACCGCGACCGCTACGGCGTCATCTTCAACCGCTCGGCGCTCGGGTTCCTCGTGAGCGGGTTCTTCGGGACCGTCCTCTGGTCGACGGCCGAGACGCTCTCGGCCGACGGGGAGAGCCGGCCGTTCCCCCGCACCTACGCCTCCATCCGTCGGGCCGTGAAGGACATCCACGAGCTCGACGGCGACTTCGAGGCGGCCGTCACCGGCCGCGACGTGGAGACCGGCAACGAGATCCGCGTCGAGGGGACCGTCGTCGACTACGAGTACGACGCCTCCGAGCAGGTCGCCTCCTTTACCGTCGACGACCCCGACGGCGGCCGCGTGAGCGTCGGCGGCCTCGTCGCCGCCTTCGAGGACATCGAGGGACAGGAGATCGAACTGCGCCGGCGGTGA
- a CDS encoding cbb3-type cytochrome c oxidase subunit I yields the protein MSAPDDRRSVLATPDLPDSKTLKRWFVTTNHKDIGLLYLGTSLFFLVFGGVLALLMRSQMWVSRAAGEGLLGPVAYNQAVSAHGLLMVFWFLSPFAFGFANYIVPLQIGAKDLAFPRLNALSYWLYLFSGLLFGVSFFQGSSFSGGWTMYAPLSVPTFLPSVGATATILALILFTASVTVGSVNFITTIHRMRAKGLSLWNMPLFSWTILLTVWMMLFAFAALLAALLILSSDRILGTTYFAQTSPGGSLLWTHLFWFFGHPEVYIVFFPALGIMAETFQTFTGRRIVGRKWFIASMVLVALQSFFVWMHHMFLTSISLNAKTVFMATTIGISLPFDLMVFALIYTMKKGDIRFSTPFLFNFGALVLFILGGITGVFLGAVVLDYEFRGTYWVVAHFHYVMVGGVTALVGGLYYWFPKLTGRMYDEFLGKVHFVMYFVGFNLLYFPMFVAWETPRRVFAYQAELEPWHQIATIGGFLLGSSFLVMFYNLYRSAWDGDEASARPWEYASTAEWTVPSPPPLENFPGYPDYTSGELEFRDEEEVHAETAGGDAHGATAAADGGTAASDGGAVVTREGATPAATPVETEHDGHVSHASVWPVIVSLGAFLTLVGASGISEGSFVDGMAGDVYLGFLVAGGIVTVSSLVAMTMEPFDGPVVEWAAQWPFGDVENTKLGMWVFLASDVVLFGAFIGAYAFVRVAYGWESWHHMIPAAHVPLPGLINTYLLLTSSFTVVIAMVAAQRRKQLWVVGSLSATFLLGVGFLINKAMEWSHLFHVHEAGFPDGWGLSTNIASSTFYLTTGLHGAHVAVGLLITLYMIVRAARGAYLGEEEPIEYFGLYWHFVDVVWLFLFPLFYIV from the coding sequence GTGAGCGCTCCCGACGACCGGAGGAGCGTCCTCGCGACGCCGGATCTCCCGGATTCGAAGACCCTGAAGCGGTGGTTCGTCACGACGAACCACAAGGACATCGGCCTGTTGTACCTCGGCACGTCGCTGTTCTTCCTCGTGTTCGGCGGGGTGCTCGCGCTGTTGATGCGGAGCCAGATGTGGGTGTCGCGTGCGGCGGGCGAAGGCCTGCTCGGCCCGGTCGCGTACAACCAGGCGGTGTCGGCCCACGGCCTGTTGATGGTGTTCTGGTTCCTCTCGCCGTTCGCGTTCGGCTTCGCGAACTACATCGTCCCCCTCCAGATCGGCGCGAAGGACCTGGCGTTCCCGCGCCTGAACGCCCTGAGCTACTGGCTGTATCTCTTCTCCGGGCTGCTGTTCGGCGTGTCGTTCTTCCAGGGGTCGTCGTTCTCGGGCGGGTGGACGATGTACGCCCCGCTGAGCGTGCCGACGTTCCTCCCGAGCGTCGGCGCGACGGCGACGATCCTCGCGTTGATACTGTTCACCGCCTCGGTGACGGTCGGGTCGGTGAACTTCATCACCACCATCCATCGGATGCGCGCGAAGGGGCTGTCGCTGTGGAACATGCCGCTGTTCTCGTGGACGATCCTCCTCACCGTCTGGATGATGCTGTTCGCGTTCGCCGCGCTGTTGGCGGCGCTGCTCATCCTCTCGTCGGATCGCATCCTCGGGACGACCTACTTCGCCCAGACCAGTCCCGGCGGGTCGCTTCTGTGGACCCACCTGTTCTGGTTCTTCGGCCACCCGGAGGTGTACATCGTGTTCTTCCCGGCGCTGGGCATCATGGCCGAGACGTTCCAGACGTTCACGGGCCGGCGGATCGTCGGCCGCAAGTGGTTCATCGCCTCGATGGTGCTGGTGGCGCTGCAGAGCTTCTTCGTGTGGATGCACCACATGTTCCTCACGAGCATCTCGCTGAACGCCAAAACGGTGTTCATGGCGACGACCATCGGCATCTCGTTGCCGTTCGACCTGATGGTCTTCGCGCTCATCTACACGATGAAGAAGGGCGACATCCGCTTCTCGACGCCGTTCCTGTTCAACTTCGGCGCGCTCGTGTTGTTCATCCTCGGGGGGATCACCGGCGTGTTCCTCGGGGCGGTCGTCCTCGACTACGAGTTCCGCGGCACCTACTGGGTGGTCGCGCACTTCCACTACGTGATGGTGGGCGGCGTCACCGCGCTCGTGGGCGGGCTCTATTACTGGTTCCCGAAGCTCACCGGCCGGATGTACGACGAGTTCCTCGGGAAGGTCCACTTCGTGATGTACTTCGTGGGCTTCAACCTGCTCTACTTCCCGATGTTCGTCGCCTGGGAGACGCCCCGCCGGGTGTTCGCCTACCAGGCGGAGCTGGAGCCGTGGCACCAGATCGCGACGATCGGGGGCTTCCTGCTCGGCTCGTCGTTCCTCGTGATGTTCTACAACCTCTACCGGAGCGCGTGGGACGGCGATGAGGCGTCCGCCCGGCCGTGGGAGTACGCAAGCACCGCCGAGTGGACGGTGCCGTCGCCGCCGCCGCTGGAGAACTTCCCGGGGTACCCCGACTACACGTCCGGCGAACTCGAGTTCCGCGACGAGGAGGAGGTCCACGCGGAGACGGCCGGCGGCGACGCCCACGGCGCCACGGCCGCCGCCGACGGCGGAACCGCGGCGTCCGACGGGGGGGCGGTCGTGACACGCGAGGGCGCGACGCCGGCGGCGACGCCCGTCGAGACGGAACACGACGGCCACGTGAGCCACGCGAGCGTCTGGCCGGTGATCGTTTCGCTGGGCGCGTTCCTCACCCTCGTGGGCGCCTCGGGGATCAGCGAGGGGTCGTTCGTCGACGGGATGGCCGGGGACGTGTACCTCGGCTTCCTCGTGGCTGGCGGCATCGTCACGGTGAGTTCGCTCGTGGCGATGACGATGGAGCCCTTCGACGGGCCCGTGGTCGAGTGGGCCGCCCAGTGGCCCTTCGGCGACGTGGAGAACACGAAGCTCGGGATGTGGGTGTTCCTCGCCTCGGACGTGGTGCTGTTCGGCGCGTTCATCGGCGCGTACGCGTTCGTCCGAGTCGCGTACGGCTGGGAGTCGTGGCACCACATGATCCCGGCCGCGCACGTCCCACTCCCGGGGCTGATCAACACCTACCTCCTGCTCACGAGCAGTTTCACCGTCGTGATCGCGATGGTCGCCGCGCAGCGGCGCAAGCAACTGTGGGTGGTCGGGAGCCTCTCGGCCACCTTCCTGCTGGGGGTCGGGTTCCTGATCAACAAGGCGATGGAGTGGAGCCACCTGTTCCACGTCCACGAGGCCGGCTTCCCCGACGGGTGGGGGCTGTCGACGAACATCGCATCGTCGACGTTCTACCTGACGACTGGGCTCCACGGCGCGCACGTCGCCGTCGGGCTTCTGATCACACTGTACATGATCGTTCGCGCCGCCCGCGGCGCGTACCTCGGGGAGGAGGAGCCCATCGAGTACTTCGGGCTCTACTGGCACTTCGTGGACGTGGTGTGGCTGTTCCTGTTCCCGCTGTTCTACATCGTGTGA
- a CDS encoding DUF6789 family protein: MSEPTEIAGGESTVIESGSELAIPITVKVLGVGMLGGLLGMLTMIPVLVGIPAALGLFRPDPIAEFVPLTELLGIEPTLTLGLALFAAMGTVLLPMVFLVVGAYLPPEGPRYLRGVTFATIFWTGFVPAFMPEGSAVIAGTFLVVSLVAHWVYGAVLAGVLDRTVGIPQHEV; encoded by the coding sequence ATGAGCGAGCCAACCGAGATCGCGGGCGGCGAGTCGACGGTGATCGAGTCCGGTTCGGAGCTGGCGATCCCGATCACCGTCAAGGTGCTCGGGGTCGGGATGCTCGGCGGGCTGCTCGGGATGCTGACGATGATCCCGGTACTGGTGGGGATCCCGGCGGCGCTGGGGCTGTTCCGTCCCGACCCGATCGCGGAGTTCGTCCCCCTCACGGAGCTGCTCGGCATCGAGCCGACGCTCACGCTCGGCCTCGCGCTCTTCGCCGCCATGGGGACCGTGCTGCTGCCGATGGTGTTCCTCGTCGTCGGCGCGTACCTCCCGCCGGAGGGGCCGCGGTACCTCCGTGGCGTGACGTTCGCGACGATCTTCTGGACCGGGTTCGTCCCCGCGTTCATGCCGGAGGGGTCGGCCGTCATCGCCGGGACCTTCCTGGTCGTCTCGCTGGTCGCCCACTGGGTGTACGGAGCCGTCCTCGCCGGCGTGCTCGACCGGACGGTCGGGATCCCACAACACGAGGTCTGA
- a CDS encoding DUF7546 family protein: protein MSGDEGVPADGRGLAAAGGSRLRSALSDHGDRGTALRWAVLLCVEAALLLAYFGLTDATVIRLGYVLAPFVWINAGLWALVRVDAPPAPRRRRVAAGVAAVGYFLVLLTVTGLLGGGTGGPLGWIDVGMASPGWGPVVRFAGTLFSFTLVPYRLIGYLALSYLVYARLLSATAAALSGVVGLASCVSCGFSVVLSLVAGVTGGSSAALGAVYAASVEVSTAAFLLAVALLVVDPSRFGRS, encoded by the coding sequence GTGTCCGGTGACGAGGGCGTCCCCGCCGACGGACGGGGACTGGCGGCGGCGGGCGGGTCGCGGCTCCGGAGCGCGCTGTCCGACCACGGCGACCGGGGGACCGCCCTGCGGTGGGCGGTCCTCCTCTGCGTCGAGGCCGCGCTGCTTCTCGCGTACTTCGGGCTCACCGACGCGACGGTGATCCGCCTCGGCTACGTCCTCGCGCCCTTCGTCTGGATCAACGCCGGCCTCTGGGCGCTCGTCCGCGTCGACGCCCCGCCGGCGCCGCGTCGCCGCCGCGTCGCCGCGGGCGTCGCCGCCGTCGGCTACTTCCTCGTCCTCCTGACCGTGACCGGGCTCCTCGGCGGCGGCACGGGCGGTCCGCTCGGGTGGATCGACGTGGGGATGGCCTCCCCCGGCTGGGGGCCGGTCGTCCGCTTCGCGGGGACGCTGTTCTCGTTCACGCTCGTCCCGTATCGACTGATCGGGTACCTCGCGCTGTCGTACCTCGTGTACGCCCGGTTGCTGTCGGCGACGGCGGCGGCGCTGTCGGGCGTCGTGGGGCTCGCCTCGTGCGTGAGCTGCGGCTTCTCGGTCGTCCTCTCGCTGGTCGCTGGCGTCACCGGCGGGTCGTCCGCCGCCCTCGGCGCGGTGTACGCCGCCTCCGTCGAGGTGTCGACGGCGGCGTTTCTGTTGGCGGTCGCGCTGCTGGTCGTGGATCCGAGTCGATTCGGCCGGTCTTGA
- a CDS encoding dodecin has protein sequence MVFKKITLIGRSTESFDAATDDAIDRAEETLDEVHWVEVEEFGVEVASVEGREYQAEVEVAFELQE, from the coding sequence ATGGTCTTCAAGAAGATCACGCTGATCGGCCGGAGTACCGAGAGTTTCGACGCCGCCACGGACGACGCGATCGACCGCGCCGAGGAGACGCTGGACGAGGTCCACTGGGTCGAAGTGGAGGAGTTCGGGGTCGAGGTCGCCTCCGTTGAGGGTCGGGAGTACCAGGCGGAAGTCGAGGTCGCGTTCGAGCTGCAGGAGTAA
- a CDS encoding DUF309 domain-containing protein — MDDHTRDLSVAPPLGDPTGWRADERVWEHATLRRATEHGVRLFNAGDYHESHDCFEDEWYNYGRGSVESAFLHGMVQVAAGGYKHVDFENDDGMRSLFETALQYLHGVPDDFYGVNVDDVRGTLRRALDDPAVLDGWRIELDGQRVTAYEADYEYVESLDH; from the coding sequence ATGGACGACCACACGCGCGACCTGAGCGTCGCGCCGCCGCTCGGCGACCCGACCGGGTGGCGCGCCGACGAGCGCGTCTGGGAGCACGCCACCCTCAGACGGGCGACCGAACACGGCGTCCGCCTGTTCAACGCCGGCGACTACCACGAGTCCCACGACTGCTTCGAGGACGAGTGGTACAACTACGGACGCGGCTCCGTCGAGAGCGCCTTCCTCCACGGGATGGTGCAGGTCGCCGCCGGAGGGTACAAACACGTCGACTTCGAGAACGACGACGGCATGCGCAGCCTCTTCGAGACGGCGCTGCAGTACCTCCACGGGGTTCCCGACGACTTCTACGGGGTGAACGTCGACGACGTTCGCGGGACGCTCCGTCGGGCGCTCGACGACCCGGCCGTGCTCGACGGCTGGCGGATCGAACTCGACGGACAGCGCGTGACCGCCTACGAGGCCGACTACGAGTACGTCGAGTCGCTGGATCACTGA
- a CDS encoding cytochrome C oxidase subunit IV family protein, producing the protein MTSLKLYTAIYVVLFVIATAQVAVERAGFLDSMYWTAFVAILVLSAVKALFVVGYYQHLKYEPRAVTLVVLAGLVGALALTFAAAYSII; encoded by the coding sequence ATGACATCACTCAAACTGTACACGGCGATATACGTGGTCCTGTTCGTCATCGCGACGGCGCAGGTGGCCGTCGAGCGCGCCGGCTTCCTGGACTCGATGTACTGGACCGCGTTCGTGGCGATACTGGTGCTGTCGGCGGTGAAGGCGCTGTTCGTCGTCGGCTACTACCAGCACCTCAAGTACGAGCCCCGCGCGGTGACGCTGGTTGTGCTGGCCGGGCTAGTCGGCGCGCTCGCGCTGACGTTCGCCGCGGCGTACTCTATCATCTGA
- the coxB gene encoding cytochrome c oxidase subunit II encodes MIPCDAAAVHAVLLHTGGSGLVPRGTRAQVFDRIFEVFLILGVAVGVVVLGYMGLKAYQYRRGADHDHDDVERPQLGELPKGSEGGGKLFVSFGMSAVIVVSLISWTYLTLLYVEDPGSTAADPEAIEVEVVGGQFSWTFIYPNGHESDVLRAPTDTDVHLVVSSRDVFHNFGIPELRVKSDAIPGQTTETWFVADEPGRYQAHCYELCGSGHSYMDAQVVIMEEDAFEAWYANTSAPNGSAGDGGAETNASVSTTIDRIAAPAGVGA; translated from the coding sequence ATGATACCGTGTGACGCTGCGGCAGTCCACGCCGTGCTCCTCCACACGGGCGGGAGCGGACTCGTCCCCCGAGGTACGAGGGCCCAGGTGTTCGATCGGATCTTCGAGGTGTTCCTGATTCTCGGGGTGGCTGTGGGCGTCGTCGTGCTCGGCTACATGGGGCTGAAGGCGTACCAGTACCGGCGCGGCGCCGACCACGACCACGACGACGTCGAGCGGCCGCAACTGGGCGAACTCCCGAAGGGAAGCGAGGGGGGCGGGAAGCTGTTCGTCTCCTTCGGCATGAGCGCGGTCATCGTCGTCTCGCTCATCTCCTGGACGTACCTCACGCTGCTGTACGTCGAGGACCCCGGGTCGACCGCGGCCGACCCCGAGGCGATCGAGGTCGAGGTCGTCGGCGGGCAGTTCTCCTGGACGTTCATCTATCCGAACGGCCACGAGAGCGACGTGTTGCGCGCGCCGACCGACACCGACGTTCACCTGGTGGTCAGCTCGCGGGACGTGTTCCACAACTTCGGGATACCGGAGTTGCGGGTGAAATCCGACGCCATCCCGGGTCAGACCACCGAGACCTGGTTCGTCGCCGACGAGCCGGGCAGGTATCAGGCCCACTGCTACGAGCTGTGCGGGTCGGGACACTCCTACATGGACGCGCAGGTGGTGATCATGGAGGAGGACGCGTTCGAGGCGTGGTACGCGAACACGTCGGCGCCGAACGGATCCGCCGGTGACGGCGGGGCCGAGACGAACGCGAGCGTCTCGACGACGATCGACCGGATCGCAGCGCCGGCGGGGGTGGGCGCGTGA
- a CDS encoding M42 family metallopeptidase → MDGFDLLRDLTESHGPVGYETEPREIVVREFERAVDRVRTDAMGNVVGTVEGDDDAPELLIAAHMDEIGFMVRHVDDDGFVRVSSLGGWNPEILRSARVRVHADEGADPVDGVIGAIPAHVRDTESEQDVEDVAIDVGLDAEAARERIAVGDVVTMRAPTERVGECVGGKALDDRAGVWAMLRAAARADPDATVHYVATTQEEVGLRGAEAVGIDVDPDLAIAVDGTLERGVPGVDEADRVTTLGDGVAVKRKDATVVPTPAVVRRLEALAEERDILYQREVAANIGTDTGALQTAAGSTPVGAVSIPVRYHHSTVETAHVDDLAATVDLLTAAVEAAPDGLR, encoded by the coding sequence ATGGACGGATTCGACCTCCTCCGCGACCTCACCGAGTCCCACGGCCCCGTCGGCTACGAGACGGAACCGCGCGAGATCGTCGTCCGCGAGTTCGAGCGCGCCGTCGACCGCGTCCGGACCGACGCGATGGGCAACGTCGTCGGCACCGTCGAGGGCGACGACGACGCGCCGGAACTCCTGATCGCCGCACACATGGACGAGATCGGGTTCATGGTCCGCCACGTCGACGACGACGGCTTCGTCCGCGTCAGTTCCCTCGGCGGCTGGAACCCCGAGATCCTCCGCTCGGCGCGCGTTCGCGTTCATGCTGACGAGGGGGCCGACCCTGTCGACGGCGTCATCGGCGCGATCCCGGCCCACGTCCGCGACACCGAGTCCGAACAGGACGTCGAGGACGTCGCGATCGACGTCGGACTGGATGCCGAGGCGGCCCGCGAGCGGATCGCCGTCGGCGACGTGGTGACGATGCGCGCGCCGACCGAGCGGGTCGGCGAGTGCGTCGGCGGGAAAGCGCTCGACGACCGCGCTGGCGTCTGGGCGATGCTGCGGGCGGCCGCGCGGGCCGATCCCGACGCGACGGTCCACTACGTCGCGACCACCCAGGAGGAGGTCGGGCTCCGCGGCGCCGAGGCCGTCGGCATCGACGTGGATCCCGACCTCGCAATCGCGGTCGACGGCACGCTCGAACGGGGCGTCCCCGGCGTAGACGAGGCGGACCGCGTGACGACGCTCGGCGACGGCGTCGCGGTCAAGCGAAAGGACGCCACGGTCGTCCCGACGCCCGCGGTCGTCCGTCGGTTGGAGGCGCTCGCGGAGGAGCGCGACATCCTGTACCAGCGGGAGGTGGCAGCGAACATCGGTACCGACACGGGCGCGCTGCAGACGGCCGCGGGGTCGACGCCGGTCGGCGCCGTCTCGATCCCGGTCCGATACCATCACTCGACGGTCGAGACGGCTCACGTCGACGACCTGGCCGCGACGGTGGACCTCCTGACGGCCGCCGTCGAGGCGGCCCCCGACGGCCTCCGATAG
- a CDS encoding succinylglutamate desuccinylase/aspartoacylase domain-containing protein: MRIRQLGTGVPEVAVVAGIHGDEPCGPRAVERLLAADPDVERPVKLIVANEEALEAGVRYTEEDLNRAFPGDPNGDTHESQLAHHLMAELEGCTALALHSTQSTAEPFAVAETVDEIARAIVPHLSVTKLLQTEGLAEGRLIRHPHTIEVECGLQGTDEAAENAYRLVRGFLAATGALPDATPATAAPSGVTDRESASDGESDIGADAASDGGTAAHVEVFELVDPVPKPPADEYEVFVENFTEVAVGERFAAADGEVFTADTSFYPALMSPYGYADLFGYAADRVGVLDD, from the coding sequence ATGCGAATTCGCCAACTGGGGACGGGCGTCCCCGAGGTGGCCGTCGTCGCCGGGATCCACGGCGACGAGCCCTGCGGACCGCGGGCCGTCGAGAGACTGCTCGCCGCCGACCCCGACGTGGAGCGCCCGGTGAAGCTGATCGTCGCGAACGAGGAGGCGCTCGAGGCGGGCGTTCGCTACACCGAGGAGGACCTGAACCGCGCGTTCCCCGGCGACCCGAACGGCGACACCCACGAGTCGCAGTTGGCCCACCACCTCATGGCCGAACTGGAGGGCTGTACGGCGCTCGCGCTCCACTCGACGCAGTCGACGGCCGAGCCGTTCGCCGTCGCCGAAACCGTCGACGAGATCGCCCGCGCCATCGTCCCGCATCTGTCGGTGACGAAGCTGCTGCAGACGGAGGGGCTCGCGGAGGGGCGGCTCATCCGGCACCCGCACACCATCGAGGTCGAGTGCGGGCTCCAGGGAACCGACGAGGCCGCCGAGAACGCCTACCGACTGGTTCGCGGGTTCCTCGCCGCGACGGGGGCGCTTCCGGACGCGACCCCGGCGACGGCGGCGCCGAGCGGCGTCACCGATCGCGAATCCGCGTCCGATGGCGAGTCCGACATCGGGGCCGACGCCGCCTCCGACGGCGGCACGGCGGCGCACGTGGAGGTGTTCGAACTCGTCGACCCCGTGCCGAAGCCGCCGGCCGACGAGTACGAGGTGTTCGTCGAGAACTTCACCGAGGTGGCCGTGGGCGAACGCTTCGCCGCCGCCGACGGCGAGGTGTTCACCGCCGACACGTCCTTCTATCCGGCGCTGATGTCGCCGTACGGCTACGCCGACCTGTTCGGCTACGCCGCCGACCGCGTCGGCGTGCTCGACGACTGA